A genomic segment from Rubrobacter tropicus encodes:
- a CDS encoding amino acid permease has protein sequence MAEATAGERTQEGQGKLQAGLKRRHMTMISLGGIIGAGLFVGTGPILNQAGPATILTYLLTGTLLILIMRMLGEMAVARPSVGSFSDYSRIALGNWAGFAIGWLYWYFWAIVVGFEAVVAAGILGQYIPGIPPWVMAFILVLLLTATNLYSVGSYGEFEFWFAGIKVVAILIFIGLAALFVIGLWPGGGVGVSNLYDEGGFFPNGPLAMFSGVATVIFAFVGAEIVTIAAAESDEPGRNVARATNAVIYRVLIFYVISVFFVACIVPWDTGFTDDVLKSPFTLAFGEIGIPYAPLFMNLVVLTAVLSVLNSSLYTTSRMLFALTRHNDAPGFLTKTTRRGVPIWAILAGTIFAYVSVGIFYFFPEEVFTWLINASGAIALFVYLLIAISQLVMRRRLERDNPEALQIKMWFYPWLTYLSIFGIVLVLGAMFFIEGLRPQIIASLISLGVIMVAYLLRRAFGPPQRDPAAVISEETTAHGEAARNN, from the coding sequence ATGGCCGAGGCGACCGCGGGCGAGAGGACCCAAGAGGGGCAGGGCAAGCTTCAGGCAGGCTTAAAGCGGCGGCACATGACCATGATCTCGCTCGGCGGGATCATCGGCGCCGGCCTCTTCGTCGGCACCGGCCCGATCCTCAACCAGGCGGGCCCGGCGACCATCCTCACGTACCTTCTGACCGGGACCCTGCTCATCCTAATCATGCGGATGCTCGGGGAGATGGCCGTCGCCCGGCCCTCCGTGGGCTCCTTCTCCGACTACAGCAGGATAGCTTTGGGAAACTGGGCCGGGTTCGCCATAGGTTGGCTCTACTGGTATTTCTGGGCCATCGTCGTGGGGTTCGAAGCCGTCGTGGCCGCCGGTATCCTGGGCCAGTACATCCCCGGGATACCGCCCTGGGTGATGGCCTTCATCCTCGTGTTGTTGCTCACGGCGACCAACCTCTACTCGGTGGGGTCTTACGGGGAGTTCGAGTTCTGGTTTGCGGGGATAAAGGTCGTGGCGATCCTGATCTTCATCGGGCTCGCCGCCTTGTTCGTGATCGGGCTCTGGCCCGGCGGGGGCGTCGGGGTCTCGAACCTCTACGACGAAGGCGGGTTCTTCCCGAACGGGCCGCTGGCGATGTTCAGCGGGGTGGCGACCGTCATCTTCGCCTTCGTGGGGGCCGAGATCGTGACCATCGCCGCCGCGGAGTCCGACGAGCCGGGCAGGAACGTGGCCCGGGCGACGAACGCGGTCATCTACCGGGTGCTTATCTTCTACGTCATCTCCGTCTTCTTCGTCGCGTGCATCGTCCCATGGGACACCGGCTTTACGGACGACGTGCTCAAGAGCCCCTTCACCCTGGCGTTCGGCGAGATCGGGATACCCTACGCGCCGCTCTTCATGAACCTCGTCGTGCTGACGGCCGTGCTCTCCGTGCTGAACTCGAGCCTCTACACCACGAGCCGGATGCTCTTCGCCCTCACCCGCCACAACGACGCCCCGGGCTTCCTGACCAAGACGACCCGTCGGGGCGTCCCGATCTGGGCGATCCTGGCCGGGACGATCTTCGCCTACGTCTCGGTCGGCATCTTCTATTTTTTCCCGGAGGAGGTCTTTACCTGGCTCATCAACGCCTCGGGGGCCATAGCGCTCTTCGTCTACCTCCTCATAGCCATCTCCCAGCTCGTGATGCGCCGTCGCCTGGAGCGGGACAACCCGGAGGCGTTGCAGATAAAGATGTGGTTCTACCCGTGGCTGACGTACCTCTCGATCTTCGGCATCGTCCTGGTGCTCGGCGCCATGTTTTTTATAGAGGGGCTGCGGCCCCAGATCATCGCGAGCCTCATAAGCCTCGGGGTGATCATGGTCGCCTACCTCCTGCGTCGCGCCTTCGGCCCGCCGCAGCGGGACCCCGCAGCGGTGATTAGCGAGGAGACGACCGCCCACGGTGAGGCCGCCCGCAACAACTAG
- a CDS encoding NAD-dependent succinate-semialdehyde dehydrogenase yields the protein MILPGLVEQLFVGGEWVDGAASGNTFGVTNPANGETLATLPDAGREEMQRAIDAAAVQKEWAATTAQKRARIMRRAADLMHERKEHLATVMTLEQGKPIAESRGEIVYAASFIEWFAEEARRVYGDTVPASFPDKRIMVIKRPVGVTAAITPWNFPAAMITRKLGPALAAGCTMVIKPSELTPLSALEMAKIFEEAGLPAGVLSVVAGMDPAAITAPIMEDRRVRKLSFTGSTDVGKLLMKQSTDTMKRLSLELGGHAPFIVFDDADVDAAVEGALVSKMRNMGQTCVCANRVFVQRGILDEFSKKLTEKMAAMKVGDGMEDGVEVGPLIEPKAIDKVERHVADAVAKGATVALGGERTNGSANGNFYPPTVLTGADDSMLVAKEETFGPVAAIMPFDTEDEVVRRANDTVYGLAAYYFTRDVGRVFRLAENLEYGIIGANDGMPSTAQAPFGGLKESGVGREGGHQGIEEYLDTKYVSLGGITAT from the coding sequence GTGATCCTGCCTGGACTGGTCGAGCAACTCTTTGTCGGCGGCGAGTGGGTGGACGGCGCCGCCTCGGGCAACACCTTCGGCGTGACCAACCCCGCCAACGGCGAGACGCTGGCGACGCTGCCGGATGCCGGCCGGGAGGAGATGCAGAGGGCCATAGACGCCGCTGCCGTCCAGAAGGAGTGGGCGGCGACCACGGCCCAGAAACGCGCCAGGATCATGCGCCGGGCCGCGGACTTGATGCACGAGAGGAAAGAGCACCTCGCCACCGTGATGACCCTGGAGCAGGGCAAACCGATCGCCGAATCGCGCGGCGAGATCGTCTACGCCGCCTCGTTTATCGAGTGGTTCGCCGAGGAGGCCCGACGCGTCTACGGCGACACGGTCCCGGCGAGCTTCCCGGACAAGAGGATCATGGTCATCAAGCGCCCGGTGGGGGTGACGGCCGCGATCACGCCGTGGAACTTCCCGGCCGCCATGATCACGCGCAAGCTCGGCCCCGCTTTGGCCGCCGGCTGCACGATGGTCATAAAGCCCTCCGAGCTCACGCCGCTCTCGGCGCTCGAGATGGCGAAGATCTTCGAGGAGGCCGGCCTCCCCGCGGGCGTCCTCTCGGTGGTCGCCGGCATGGACCCCGCCGCCATCACCGCACCGATCATGGAAGACCGGCGCGTCCGCAAGCTCTCTTTTACCGGCTCGACCGATGTCGGCAAGCTCCTGATGAAGCAGTCGACAGACACGATGAAACGCCTCTCCCTGGAACTTGGCGGCCACGCCCCGTTCATAGTCTTCGACGACGCCGACGTGGACGCGGCCGTCGAGGGCGCCCTGGTCTCGAAGATGCGCAACATGGGCCAGACGTGCGTCTGCGCCAACCGCGTCTTCGTCCAGCGCGGCATCCTTGACGAGTTCTCGAAGAAACTCACCGAGAAGATGGCAGCGATGAAGGTCGGGGACGGGATGGAAGATGGCGTCGAGGTGGGGCCGCTCATCGAGCCGAAGGCCATCGACAAGGTCGAGCGCCACGTCGCCGACGCCGTGGCGAAGGGCGCCACGGTCGCCCTCGGCGGTGAGAGGACGAACGGTTCGGCCAACGGCAACTTCTACCCCCCGACGGTCCTGACGGGCGCCGACGACTCGATGCTCGTCGCAAAGGAGGAGACGTTCGGGCCCGTCGCCGCGATCATGCCTTTCGATACGGAAGACGAGGTAGTTCGGCGGGCCAACGACACGGTCTACGGCCTCGCCGCCTACTACTTCACCCGCGACGTGGGCCGTGTCTTCCGGCTCGCGGAGAACCTGGAGTACGGGATCATCGGGGCTAACGACGGGATGCCTTCGACGGCCCAGGCCCCGTTCGGCGGGCTGAAGGAGAGCGGCGTCGGACGCGAGGGCGGACACCAGGGTATCGAGGAGTACCTGGACACCAAGTACGTCTCCCTCGGGGGCATCACCGCGACGTAG
- a CDS encoding TspO/MBR family protein, translating into MQSSIRQNTGPARSALVLLAFVVVCFAAAGLGSLATASQVAPGGWYDTLDKPFFTPPSWLFGPVWTVLYLAMAVSGWLAWRERGFSGARAAMALFFAQLALNTLWSLVFFGLEAPGLGLVEIVVLWTAILLTIWAFRPISRPAALLLVPYLAWVTFATFLNAGIWFLNP; encoded by the coding sequence TTGCAAAGCAGCATCCGCCAGAACACCGGCCCTGCCCGATCTGCGCTCGTCCTGCTTGCTTTCGTCGTCGTCTGCTTCGCCGCGGCCGGCCTCGGCTCCCTCGCGACAGCCTCCCAGGTGGCGCCCGGCGGCTGGTACGACACCCTGGATAAACCGTTCTTTACCCCGCCGAGCTGGCTATTCGGGCCGGTCTGGACCGTCCTCTACCTCGCGATGGCAGTCTCGGGATGGCTCGCGTGGCGGGAGAGGGGCTTTTCCGGGGCGAGAGCGGCTATGGCGCTATTCTTCGCGCAACTCGCGCTAAATACTCTATGGTCCCTCGTCTTTTTCGGCCTGGAGGCGCCGGGCCTCGGGCTGGTCGAGATAGTGGTTCTGTGGACCGCGATCCTACTAACGATCTGGGCGTTCCGGCCGATCAGCCGCCCCGCGGCCCTGCTCCTCGTCCCCTACCTCGCCTGGGTAACCTTCGCCACGTTTTTGAACGCGGGGATCTGGTTCTTGAACCCGTAG
- a CDS encoding Uma2 family endonuclease: protein MQTETREATRRRFTVHEYHRMAEAGILHEDDRVELIDGEIVEMSRIDSRHALCVSLLNRLLVRGVGDRAIVSPQNPVRLDERHEPQPDLTVIRDRAYGRSLPTPGDTLLLIEVSDTILSYDRNVKLPIYARAGIPEVWIVDVNGQKVERHTGPSGASYRHTELARKGETLASTTLPDLTLRADDVLGRT, encoded by the coding sequence GTGCAGACAGAGACGCGCGAGGCCACCAGACGACGCTTCACCGTCCACGAGTACCACCGGATGGCCGAGGCCGGGATACTCCACGAGGACGACCGGGTCGAGCTCATCGATGGGGAGATCGTCGAGATGAGCCGGATCGACAGTCGGCACGCCCTCTGCGTGAGCCTGCTAAACCGCCTGCTGGTACGGGGCGTTGGGGACCGGGCGATCGTCAGCCCGCAGAATCCCGTGCGGCTCGACGAACGCCACGAGCCGCAGCCTGATCTCACGGTGATTCGGGATCGCGCCTACGGGCGTTCGCTACCGACGCCGGGGGACACTCTGCTCCTGATCGAAGTCTCGGATACCATCCTCTCCTACGACCGGAACGTCAAACTACCGATCTACGCCCGGGCCGGCATTCCGGAAGTCTGGATCGTGGACGTCAACGGCCAGAAGGTAGAGCGTCATACCGGTCCCTCCGGCGCCTCATACAGACACACCGAGCTGGCGCGGAAAGGAGAGACGCTCGCATCCACTACCCTCCCCGATCTGACGCTTCGTGCAGACGACGTTCTCGGCCGAACGTAA
- a CDS encoding sodium:solute symporter encodes MGDALDYLVLGLYFAAMLGAGYWGLRRAGSTEDYLVAGRRLGPALYIGTLSAVVLGGASTIGSVSLGYEFGVSGMWLVFMIGLGIIALGILLSTRLSRLGVYTVSEMLGIRYGASSRLISAIIVAAYALMIAVTSTIAVGSVFDVVLGLPPTLAILIAGGVVVAYSALGGMWSITLTDFLQFCVMTVGIFLILLPLSITRAGGFSGMGGELPGSYFDPFSIGGQTIFTYFLLFFFGLMIGQDIWQRVFTARGPSVARWGGVVAGLYCLLYGLAGALIGTAARVLIPDLPNSDNAFARVAGEVLPAGVLGLVLAAALAAVMSTASAGLLASSTILANDVYAGLFRREDHAGAGEYNASRLATLLVGVVVLVISVLVSDVVGALTVAYNLLVGALFVPIIGALFWRRATGAGALTSMAISGAVVVVLMMLLGLEANAPIYVGILTSLFFFVVVSLLTPRASSETMSAWERRIGGEGAGSRRA; translated from the coding sequence ATGGGTGACGCCCTCGACTACCTGGTTCTCGGCCTCTACTTCGCCGCCATGCTCGGGGCGGGGTACTGGGGGCTGAGGCGGGCGGGCAGCACGGAAGATTATCTGGTCGCAGGGAGGAGGCTCGGGCCGGCGCTCTACATCGGGACTCTGAGCGCGGTGGTGCTCGGGGGGGCGTCCACCATCGGGAGCGTGTCGTTGGGGTACGAGTTCGGCGTTTCGGGGATGTGGCTGGTCTTCATGATCGGGCTCGGGATCATAGCTTTGGGCATCCTGCTCTCGACCCGCCTGAGCCGGCTCGGCGTCTACACCGTCTCGGAGATGCTCGGCATTCGCTACGGCGCCTCGTCGCGGCTTATATCCGCGATCATCGTGGCGGCCTACGCGCTCATGATCGCGGTTACGTCCACCATCGCCGTCGGCTCGGTCTTCGACGTCGTCCTCGGTCTGCCGCCGACGCTCGCCATCCTGATCGCCGGCGGCGTGGTCGTCGCCTACTCGGCTCTGGGTGGCATGTGGTCGATTACCCTGACGGACTTCCTGCAGTTTTGCGTGATGACGGTGGGGATATTCCTGATCCTGCTGCCCCTTAGCATTACCAGGGCCGGCGGCTTCTCCGGGATGGGCGGTGAATTGCCCGGCTCTTACTTCGACCCTTTCTCCATCGGCGGGCAGACGATCTTCACGTACTTTTTGCTGTTCTTTTTCGGGCTCATGATCGGGCAGGACATCTGGCAGCGGGTCTTCACGGCCCGTGGCCCCTCGGTCGCCCGGTGGGGCGGCGTCGTGGCCGGGCTCTATTGCCTGCTGTACGGCCTCGCGGGGGCCCTGATCGGGACGGCCGCCCGCGTCCTGATCCCGGACCTCCCCAACTCGGACAACGCCTTCGCCCGAGTCGCCGGCGAGGTCCTGCCGGCCGGCGTCCTTGGCCTGGTGCTCGCCGCGGCCCTGGCCGCCGTGATGTCCACCGCCAGCGCGGGACTTCTGGCTTCGTCCACCATCCTCGCCAACGACGTCTACGCCGGCCTCTTTCGGCGCGAGGACCACGCCGGGGCCGGGGAGTACAACGCGAGCCGGCTGGCGACGTTGCTCGTCGGGGTCGTGGTTCTCGTCATCTCGGTGCTCGTTAGCGACGTCGTGGGCGCGCTGACGGTCGCCTACAACCTGCTCGTCGGAGCCCTGTTCGTGCCCATCATCGGCGCGTTGTTCTGGCGGCGGGCTACCGGGGCCGGGGCGCTGACCTCAATGGCGATCAGCGGGGCCGTGGTCGTGGTGCTGATGATGCTTCTCGGGCTCGAAGCCAACGCGCCCATATATGTGGGGATACTGACCAGCCTCTTCTTTTTCGTCGTCGTAAGCCTCCTCACGCCGAGGGCTTCTTCGGAGACCATGTCGGCCTGGGAGCGCCGGATAGGCGGGGAGGGCGCCGGGAGCCGGCGCGCGTAA
- a CDS encoding MerR family transcriptional regulator: MAASGSSVGFSIGEVSQAVGLAPQTLRLWERERLVRPRRTDRGYRVYTEPDVSRLREIKHLRKVEGLNFAAIRKQMGAAENTGASGDRPAAEPSEAPGERLRRLRVKAHKTLKEVSEATGLSISFISALERGGSGASVASLRSLAGAYGVTMRELFGADLEAAEPLVRRSDRPVMQWDNGVRFEEMASGEKTMDPSYLRVPAGAGSEGFYSHTGEEFIYVVSGHLHVELKDQGTFRMSPGDTLYFPSTTPHRWWAEEGPVEAVYVNTPPTF; encoded by the coding sequence TTGGCGGCGAGCGGTAGTTCGGTTGGGTTCTCCATAGGCGAGGTCTCGCAGGCCGTGGGGCTTGCGCCGCAGACCTTGAGGTTGTGGGAGAGGGAGCGCCTGGTCAGGCCCCGCAGGACGGACCGGGGGTACCGGGTGTACACGGAGCCCGACGTGAGCCGGCTGCGGGAGATCAAGCACCTGAGGAAGGTCGAGGGGCTGAACTTCGCCGCCATCCGCAAGCAGATGGGCGCGGCCGAAAACACCGGGGCTTCGGGCGACCGTCCGGCGGCCGAACCTTCCGAGGCCCCGGGCGAGCGGCTGCGGCGGTTGCGCGTCAAGGCGCACAAGACGCTCAAGGAGGTCTCCGAGGCGACCGGGCTCTCCATCTCTTTTATCTCCGCGCTGGAGCGCGGGGGCTCGGGCGCGTCGGTGGCGTCGCTGAGGAGCCTCGCTGGGGCTTACGGGGTGACGATGCGGGAGCTCTTCGGGGCAGACCTCGAGGCGGCGGAGCCGCTCGTCCGGCGCTCGGACCGCCCCGTCATGCAGTGGGACAACGGCGTGCGCTTCGAGGAGATGGCGTCCGGGGAGAAGACGATGGACCCCTCTTACCTGCGGGTGCCGGCCGGGGCCGGCAGCGAAGGCTTCTACTCGCACACGGGGGAGGAGTTCATCTACGTGGTCTCGGGCCACCTCCACGTGGAGCTCAAGGACCAGGGCACCTTCCGGATGTCGCCCGGCGACACCCTCTACTTCCCCTCAACCACCCCCCATCGCTGGTGGGCCGAAGAGGGGCCGGTAGAAGCGGTCTACGTCAACACGCCGCCGACTTTCTAG
- the fae gene encoding formaldehyde-activating enzyme — protein sequence MRFADGSLIGESFVGEGVNAAHVNVVIGRKGGAVETAWTTALATPRMGHTPFVAVVRPGVPVLPFTLFVNKATMGGDLHVNLTFGAAQAGIAGGVADAIVDGIVPAEEARELLCIAAVYVNPEANDEGAVFENNRRSVKEAIQAAIRGTPSVEDVLALAGSPSNPFFGGPG from the coding sequence GTGCGGTTCGCGGACGGGAGTTTGATCGGGGAGTCTTTCGTCGGGGAGGGTGTCAACGCCGCGCACGTCAACGTCGTTATCGGCCGCAAGGGCGGTGCGGTCGAGACGGCCTGGACCACGGCCCTGGCTACGCCCCGGATGGGCCACACCCCGTTCGTGGCGGTGGTTCGCCCGGGGGTGCCCGTGCTGCCGTTCACGCTGTTCGTCAACAAGGCGACGATGGGGGGAGACCTCCACGTCAACCTGACGTTCGGCGCGGCGCAGGCCGGGATCGCCGGCGGGGTCGCCGACGCCATCGTGGACGGCATCGTGCCCGCAGAGGAGGCGCGCGAACTCCTCTGCATCGCGGCCGTCTACGTCAACCCGGAGGCGAACGACGAGGGGGCCGTCTTCGAGAACAACCGGCGCTCTGTAAAGGAGGCCATTCAGGCGGCCATCAGGGGAACGCCCTCGGTCGAGGACGTTCTCGCGCTGGCGGGCTCCCCATCGAACCCGTTCTTCGGGGGTCCCGGGTGA
- the gabT gene encoding 4-aminobutyrate--2-oxoglutarate transaminase: MLDSARIKTEIPGPKSRALMERRHKAVTSGVGIATPMFAQEAKGALLTDVDGNTFIDFGGGIGVMNIGHASSRVVDAVKEKAEQLTHTCFYVTEYEEYIELAERLNALVPGSSEKRSFFVNSGAEAVENAVKIARYYTGRQAVIAFENSFHGRTMLAMTLTGKTDPYKKGFGPFVPEVYRVPSPYAYRCPSGKDCSGGCQGDCFGAIEKAFVSTVHPSSVAAIIVEPVSGEGGFIPFPDFYLRQLRELCDEHGIVMIVDEVQTGFGRTGKMFAVEHSGVEPDIMTTAKSMGGGLPIAGVTGKAEIMDSVHAGGLGTTYGGNPIACAAALAVLDTFEEEDLLGKANALGDKVMSAMREIQARHPDFVGDVRGLGPMAAMEFVTDAQTKTPDKERNAKIVQAALQEGLLLLTAGQYGNCIRTLMPLNIADDELEEGLAILGRAVDSVA; encoded by the coding sequence ATGCTCGATTCCGCGAGGATCAAGACGGAGATACCGGGGCCGAAGAGCCGGGCGTTGATGGAGCGGCGGCACAAGGCCGTGACCTCGGGCGTTGGCATAGCTACCCCGATGTTCGCCCAGGAGGCGAAGGGCGCTTTGCTGACCGACGTCGACGGCAACACGTTCATAGACTTCGGCGGCGGCATCGGCGTCATGAACATCGGGCACGCGAGCTCGCGGGTGGTCGACGCGGTCAAGGAGAAGGCCGAGCAGTTGACGCACACCTGCTTCTACGTCACGGAGTACGAGGAGTACATAGAGCTCGCCGAGAGGCTGAACGCGCTCGTTCCGGGGAGTTCCGAGAAGCGGTCTTTCTTCGTCAACTCCGGGGCCGAGGCCGTGGAGAACGCCGTCAAGATCGCACGCTACTACACCGGCCGCCAGGCGGTCATCGCCTTCGAGAACTCCTTCCACGGCCGTACCATGCTCGCCATGACCCTCACCGGCAAGACCGACCCGTACAAGAAGGGCTTCGGCCCCTTCGTCCCGGAGGTTTACCGGGTCCCTTCGCCTTATGCGTACAGGTGTCCGTCAGGAAAAGACTGTTCCGGGGGTTGCCAGGGCGACTGCTTCGGAGCCATAGAGAAGGCCTTCGTGAGCACCGTGCATCCCAGCAGCGTGGCGGCGATCATAGTCGAGCCGGTGAGCGGCGAGGGCGGGTTCATACCGTTCCCGGACTTCTACCTCAGGCAATTGCGAGAGCTGTGCGACGAGCACGGCATCGTGATGATCGTGGACGAGGTCCAGACGGGCTTCGGGCGGACGGGCAAGATGTTCGCGGTAGAGCACTCTGGGGTCGAGCCCGACATCATGACCACGGCCAAGAGCATGGGCGGCGGGTTGCCCATAGCGGGCGTTACCGGGAAGGCCGAGATCATGGACTCCGTCCACGCCGGCGGTCTCGGCACCACCTACGGCGGCAACCCGATCGCGTGCGCCGCCGCCCTGGCCGTCCTCGACACCTTCGAGGAAGAAGACCTCCTGGGCAAGGCGAACGCCCTCGGGGACAAAGTCATGTCCGCCATGCGTGAGATCCAGGCCAGGCACCCCGATTTCGTGGGCGACGTTCGTGGCCTCGGCCCGATGGCCGCCATGGAGTTCGTCACCGACGCCCAGACGAAGACCCCGGACAAGGAGCGCAACGCCAAAATAGTGCAGGCCGCTTTGCAGGAAGGCTTGCTCCTCCTCACTGCGGGCCAGTACGGCAACTGCATCCGCACCCTCATGCCCCTCAACATAGCCGACGACGAGCTAGAAGAGGGACTCGCGATCCTGGGCCGCGCTGTAGACTCTGTGGCGTAA
- the speB gene encoding agmatinase yields the protein MTRYEPADSFATPRFSDVRTFMRLPNNRDLDNADAAIVGAPFDTGATFRVGARFGPEAIRSVSHLLRRHNSGLGVTIFDYLSVIDYGDVPVVPGFIRESYETIAEGLEPIHRAGVVPIVLGGDHSIALPELRAAAAVHGPLALVQFDSHPDTWDAYFGQEYTHGTPFRRAVEEGILDPSRSIQVGMRGSIYDERDWDDAKEMGFDLVPTDEVRDLGIPAVIERIKERVGDAKAYVSFDIDFVDPAYAPGTGTPEIGGYTSREAQEFVRGLVGINIVGCDVVEVCPAYDGPGQVTALVAANVAHDFLALIALQKKNRDG from the coding sequence TTGACCCGGTACGAACCAGCCGACTCGTTCGCGACCCCGCGCTTCTCGGACGTCCGCACCTTCATGCGGCTGCCCAACAACCGCGACCTCGACAACGCCGACGCCGCCATAGTCGGCGCCCCCTTCGACACCGGAGCCACCTTCCGCGTCGGCGCCCGCTTCGGACCGGAGGCGATCAGGAGCGTCTCCCACCTCCTGCGACGCCACAACTCCGGCCTCGGCGTCACCATCTTCGATTACCTCTCCGTGATCGACTACGGCGACGTGCCCGTCGTGCCGGGCTTTATCCGGGAGAGCTACGAGACGATCGCCGAAGGACTCGAACCCATCCACCGCGCCGGCGTCGTCCCCATAGTCCTCGGCGGCGACCACTCCATAGCGCTGCCCGAGCTCCGCGCCGCCGCGGCCGTCCACGGACCTCTGGCCCTGGTCCAATTCGACTCTCACCCGGATACCTGGGACGCCTACTTCGGCCAGGAGTACACTCACGGAACACCTTTCAGGCGGGCGGTCGAAGAAGGGATACTCGACCCCTCGCGTTCGATCCAGGTCGGTATGCGCGGTTCCATCTACGACGAGCGCGACTGGGACGACGCGAAGGAGATGGGCTTCGACCTGGTACCTACGGACGAGGTGCGCGATCTCGGAATACCGGCCGTAATAGAGCGGATAAAGGAACGCGTCGGCGACGCGAAGGCCTACGTCTCTTTCGACATCGACTTCGTCGACCCCGCCTACGCCCCGGGCACCGGGACGCCGGAGATCGGGGGCTACACGAGCCGGGAGGCGCAGGAGTTCGTGCGGGGGCTGGTCGGAATAAACATCGTCGGCTGCGACGTGGTCGAGGTCTGCCCGGCCTACGACGGCCCCGGTCAGGTAACGGCGCTCGTGGCGGCCAACGTGGCCCACGATTTTCTGGCGTTGATCGCCCTCCAGAAGAAAAACCGGGATGGGTGA
- the ald gene encoding alanine dehydrogenase: protein MATVVGVPKEIKDMEGRVSMQPDGVAELVHHGHEVVVQSGAGGGAGFADEEYAAAGARLVDGPGEVFEAADLIVKVKEPVPEEYDRFREGQQLFTYLHLAADKGLTEFLMERKIDSIAYETVELPDGSLPLLTPMSEVAGRMAVQAAAHHLESPNGGAGLLLGGVPGTPAAKVTIIGGGISGTEAAKIALGMRAIVRVLDINPKRLAYLSDIFEGRVDLVIPNRARTASYVEESDVVIGAVLVAGAKAPKLVSREMIASMRPGSVVADIAIDQGGCFETSRPTTHSEPTYVEEGVVHYCVANIPGAVARTSTLALTSVTLPYLIKIADEGVEGASSADPNLAKGLSTLNGELVHGPVAEAHGLPYTDPQKFLSGAR from the coding sequence ATGGCGACAGTGGTCGGGGTACCCAAGGAGATCAAGGACATGGAGGGGCGCGTCTCCATGCAGCCGGACGGGGTCGCGGAGCTGGTCCACCACGGCCACGAGGTCGTGGTGCAGTCCGGGGCCGGTGGCGGGGCCGGTTTCGCGGACGAGGAGTACGCGGCGGCGGGGGCGCGGCTGGTCGACGGGCCCGGGGAGGTCTTCGAGGCGGCCGACCTCATAGTGAAGGTCAAGGAGCCCGTCCCGGAGGAGTACGACCGCTTCCGGGAGGGCCAGCAGCTCTTCACCTACCTGCACCTCGCGGCGGACAAGGGGCTCACGGAGTTCTTGATGGAGAGGAAGATCGACTCCATCGCCTACGAGACCGTGGAGCTGCCCGACGGGAGCCTGCCGCTCCTGACGCCGATGAGCGAGGTGGCGGGCAGAATGGCCGTGCAGGCGGCGGCGCACCACCTGGAGAGCCCGAACGGCGGGGCCGGGCTGCTGCTCGGGGGCGTGCCCGGGACGCCGGCCGCGAAGGTTACCATCATCGGCGGGGGCATCTCGGGGACCGAGGCGGCGAAGATAGCGCTCGGGATGCGGGCGATAGTGAGGGTGCTCGACATCAACCCCAAGAGGCTCGCCTACCTATCGGACATCTTCGAGGGTCGGGTGGACCTCGTGATACCGAACCGGGCCAGGACCGCCTCCTACGTCGAGGAGTCCGACGTGGTCATAGGGGCGGTGCTCGTGGCGGGGGCGAAGGCTCCCAAGCTGGTGAGCCGGGAGATGATAGCGAGCATGAGGCCCGGCTCGGTGGTGGCGGACATCGCCATCGACCAGGGCGGCTGCTTCGAGACGAGCCGGCCGACGACGCACTCGGAGCCGACCTACGTCGAGGAGGGCGTCGTCCACTACTGCGTGGCGAACATCCCGGGGGCGGTGGCGAGGACGTCGACGCTGGCCTTGACGAGCGTGACCCTGCCTTACCTCATCAAGATCGCGGACGAGGGCGTCGAGGGGGCCTCCTCGGCCGACCCGAACCTGGCGAAGGGCCTCTCGACGCTTAATGGGGAGCTCGTGCACGGGCCGGTCGCCGAGGCCCACGGCCTGCCCTACACGGACCCCCAGAAGTTCCTCAGCGGGGCGCGTTAG